Below is a genomic region from Dehalococcoidia bacterium.
TTCAAGGAGTTCATCGAAGAACGGGGCGTCGAGACCGGCGCCTGGCGCGGGCGGATCGGGCCCGAGGGCGTTTCCGGCCGCGAGCCGTACGAGAAGAAGGACTACAGCGCCGAGGGTACATTCACCCCCGGCGAGGCCCGCACCGGGCCGGCAGAGGGCCGCGGCCCGGGCGAGGAAAGCCCGCGCGCCGGCAGCATCGAGCGCCGCGACGTGGGGACCGGCCCCGAGACCGCGGACACGCCGCTTGGCGACACGCGAGAGATCGGACGGCGGGACGACTACGGCAGCGAGGGCTCGGGCGGCACGCACCACTGAGGCTCGAGTGAGGCGCGCTTAAACCGGCCCGAACCGAGAACAGGAAGGAGGGCGGCCGTGGCCGCCCTCCTTCCTTCCTTTGTCCCGAGAGTCTATCGCGACCGGCTTCGGGACGAGCTCGACGAGCGGGTGCGGGAGCGCGCGCTCGTTGCCCGGCTCGAGCGGCCGCCAGTCGACGCCTTCGACCGCGAGCGTGAGCCATTGGTCGCCCGCGGCCGGCCGTCGAACTGCCCGAGGAGCTTCTGCTTGCGCTCCATCATCTGATCGCCCAGTTCCTCGTAGCGCGCGCCGAGGTACTGCCTGGCCTTAGGCAGCATTTCGCCTTCCTCTTCGCGGATGTGGTGTTTCACGTTTTCGGCCAACACCGTGAACTTCGCCGGGTAGTGCGGGTCCTGGGGTCTCATCTTGAGGATCTCGTCGATGAGCAGGTCGACGACGTGGTGCTCTTCCTCGGCCTCGTTGAGGATCTCCTCCGTCTCCTGGCCGCGGCGCATGGCCGGGTAGAACAACTCCTCTTCCAGCATTGTGTGGATCTGGAGCTCCATGATCGCCGCGTCGGAGATGGCCTTCATGCGCTCAGGGCTGTCCTTCGCTTCCTCGAACTGCTGGAACAACGCCTGCACCTTCTGGTGGTCTTCCTTCAGCATCTGGACTGGGTCCAACCTATCGCCTCCTTCTCTGGACTCCTGGATGGCCTGCACCGCGAGACCCCTGAGCTCGCCAGGGCGCGGCGGCATGGCTCCAGAGTGACCCGCGCCCTCTGCCAAACACATAAAGGCCAGGGCGAAGGCGCTTACGTTGCTGGAAGGAGAGGGCAGCCGGGCGAAATTGCGCGCCCGTCCGCGATGCAGGAACATGCCGGAAGGCGCCCGCCGGCCGCGGCGGTCCGGCTGGATCAGGGGCGCCGAAAGGGAGGACAAGGGTGAGAATCGCGCGCTTCGAACATCAGGGCTCCGTCTCCTACGGGCTCGTCGAGGGGGACAGCATCACGCCGATCGAGGGCGACCTCTTCGGCGAACGGCGGCCCTCCGGCGCCCCGTTGCCCCTCCGGGCCGTGAAGCTGCTGGCGCCCGTTGTGCCGCGTCAGATGCTGGCGGTGGCGCGCAACTACGCGAGCCACCTTGGCGAGCAGCCCGCCTCTCCCCGGCCGGAGATCTTCGTGAAGGCCAACTCCTGCCTTGCCGACCCGGAGCAGCCGATCATCCTGCCCGGCGGCGCCGAGCGCGTCGACTACGAGGGGGAGCTGGTGGTCGTGATCGGCCGGACATGCAAGAAGGTCAGGGTCGAGGAGGCGCTCGACTACGTCTTCGGCTACACCT
It encodes:
- a CDS encoding fumarylacetoacetate hydrolase family protein, with translation MRIARFEHQGSVSYGLVEGDSITPIEGDLFGERRPSGAPLPLRAVKLLAPVVPRQMLAVARNYASHLGEQPASPRPEIFVKANSCLADPEQPIILPGGAERVDYEGELVVVIGRTCKKVRVEEALDYVFGYTCGNDVSARDWQRGDTQWFRGKSCDTFGPIGPWIVDGLDPTDLHLSTRLNGEEVQRCNTGEMINSVAETISFISQVCTLHPGDVIFTGTSGQPRPMKPGDVVEVEVEEIGVLRNPVAADPIAPTWQDRR
- a CDS encoding hemerythrin domain-containing protein gives rise to the protein MDPVQMLKEDHQKVQALFQQFEEAKDSPERMKAISDAAIMELQIHTMLEEELFYPAMRRGQETEEILNEAEEEHHVVDLLIDEILKMRPQDPHYPAKFTVLAENVKHHIREEEGEMLPKARQYLGARYEELGDQMMERKQKLLGQFDGRPRATNGSRSRSKASTGGRSSRATSARSRTRSSSSSRSRSR